From the genome of Candidatus Deferrimicrobiaceae bacterium:
ACGGTGACCTCCATACCCGGAGGCGTCGCCGCGGTGTGGGTTATGTTGACGAGCGTGCCGACGCTCCCCTCGCCCGGGTCCAGGTGGGGCGCCATCGCCTCGATGCATGCCCATTCGAAGAGCCCGACCATGTAGCCGGTGGCGAATACCTTCGGCATGGCCTGGAACACCGACGCCTCGGGATAGAGGTACGGCACCGTCTTGTTCTCGGGGACCCGGTACTTGTGCGTGTGCGTAAGCCCTGCCTTCAGCGTGTCTTTCATCGCTCCCTCCTCTCCCGTCTCTGGGGTTTTCGCCCCCGGGATTCCGGGTTTCCGGATCGACGGGGCCTCGTTGGGAAACGATAGACGATTTCCCAACCGGGGTACAATGGGAGAAAACGCAGGGAACCGATCGGACAGGAGGGGGAATCATGCCGCAGCTCTCGGGGAAAAAGGTGCTTTTCGTCATCTGTCAGGAGAATTTCCGGGACGAGGAACTCGCGCACCCCCGCGAGGAAGTGGCGAGGGCGGGCGCGAAGACGGAAGTGGCGGCCCGGAAGAAGGCCCCCGCGAAGGGGATGCTGGGCGCGGTGGAGAACCCCGACCTCGCGATCCGCGACGCAAAGGCATCCGACTACGACGCCGTGGTGGCCGTCGGGGGGCGGGGGACCCCCGAACACCTGTGGAACGACGACGACCTCCACAAACTGCTCCGGGAGGCTCGGGATGCCGGGAAGGTCGTCGGCGGGATCTGCCTCTCGGGTGCGACTCTGGCGGTGGCGGGTGTGCTCAAGGGCGTCGAAGCCACCTGCTACGTGACCGATGCGTCGAAAAAGGAGATGCAAAAAGGGGGGGCGATCTTCGTCGAGAAGCCGGTGGTGGTCTCCGGGAAGATCGTGACGGCCAGCGGGCCGCCCGCGGCCCGGGATTTCGGGAAGGCCCTCGTAACGGCGCTTTCGAAAGGATAAGATACGCAATAATCGACGGATGCAGGCAACCCCCACCCGAGGAGGGACCCCATGGCTCCTTGCCCCGCGCGGATGCGGCTGGCATTATTCCTTTCCCCGATCTTCCTTGCTTTCGCCCTCGCGACTTCGGGGTGCGGGGACACCAACGTCGGGAAGGCGGAGTCGGTCGCCGCCCTGGCGGGCGCCGCCGGCGGGCCCGGCTTCTTCGACGGCTCCGCCTCCGACCCGGTGCGCTTCGATTCTCCTTACGCCGTGGCCGTCACCGCGACGGGAGACCGCTTCGTCGCCGACATGAAAAACCACGTGATCCGGAAGGTCGACGCGACGGGAAGGGTGACGACCTTCGCGGGCGCGTTCGGCGTGGCGGGCTCCGCGGACGGGACGGGGACGGCAGCCCGGTTCAACCTCCCTTCCGGGATCGTTGCCGTCGGCACCACGCTTTATGTCTGCGACACGGGAAACCATACGATCCGGGAAATCGTGTCCACAAGCGGACTCGTGACCACGGTGGCGGGTACA
Proteins encoded in this window:
- a CDS encoding thioesterase family protein, which produces MKDTLKAGLTHTHKYRVPENKTVPYLYPEASVFQAMPKVFATGYMVGLFEWACIEAMAPHLDPGEGSVGTLVNITHTAATPPGMEVTVHVRCIGVDGRRTVWEIEGRDEVEVIGKGTHERFTVDFAKFNARIAKKAGGGV
- a CDS encoding DJ-1/PfpI family protein; protein product: MPQLSGKKVLFVICQENFRDEELAHPREEVARAGAKTEVAARKKAPAKGMLGAVENPDLAIRDAKASDYDAVVAVGGRGTPEHLWNDDDLHKLLREARDAGKVVGGICLSGATLAVAGVLKGVEATCYVTDASKKEMQKGGAIFVEKPVVVSGKIVTASGPPAARDFGKALVTALSKG